Below is a window of Actinomycetes bacterium DNA.
GATGATCATCGCCAGCGAGCTGTCCGCGCCGCTGCGGATCACCAGCGGCCCGGCGATCCAGCACGCCGGCGACCTCGCGGCCGTGCTGTCCTCGCTGGCCGAGGGTGAGGTGCTCTTCCTCGACGAGATCCACCGGATGGCCCGGCCGGCCGAGGAGATGCTCTACATGGCCATGGAGGACTTCCGGGTCGACGTCGTGGTGGGCAAGGGACCAGGGGCGACCGCTATCCCGCTGGAGATCCCGGCGTTCACCCTGGTGGGTGCCACGACCCGCGCTGGGCTGCTGCCGGGGCCGCTGCGCGACCGCTTCGGCTTCACCGGCCACATGGACTTCTACGCGCCCGAGGAGCTGGTGGCGGTGCTGGACCGCTCGGCCCGGCTCCTCGACGTGCCGATGACCCCGGACGGCGCCACCGAGATCGCCGGCCGGTCCCGCGGGACCCCGCGGATCGCCAACCGGCTGCTCCGCCGGGTGCGCGACTACTCCCAGGTCAGGGCGGACGGCGTCGTCGACCGGGCGACGGCCCGCGCGGCGCTGGAGGTCTACGAGGTCGATGAGCTGGGCCTGGACCGCCTGGACCGCGGCGTCCTCGACGCCCTGTGCCGGCGGTTCGGGGGTGGCCCGGTGGGGCTGTCCACGCTGGCCGTCGCGGTGGGGGAGGAGCGCGAGACCGTGGAGGAGGTCGCCGAGCCGTTCCTGGTCCGTAACGGGTTGCTGGCCCGCACCCCGCGCGGCCGGGTCGCCACCGCCGCAGCCTGGCAGCACCTGGGCCTGGCCGCGCCCCGCGGCAGCGAGGCCGCCCTGGCGCTGGACCTGTTCGGGGAGCCCGACGACCTCGACGAGTCCGACGAGCGCGGCGGCTGACCCTAGA
It encodes the following:
- the ruvB gene encoding Holliday junction branch migration DNA helicase RuvB; this translates as MSPAVPHEPGLVAPDAAADERAAEAALRPKSLAEFVGQHRVREQLELVLSAAQRRGSAPDHVLLSGPPGLGKTTLAMIIASELSAPLRITSGPAIQHAGDLAAVLSSLAEGEVLFLDEIHRMARPAEEMLYMAMEDFRVDVVVGKGPGATAIPLEIPAFTLVGATTRAGLLPGPLRDRFGFTGHMDFYAPEELVAVLDRSARLLDVPMTPDGATEIAGRSRGTPRIANRLLRRVRDYSQVRADGVVDRATARAALEVYEVDELGLDRLDRGVLDALCRRFGGGPVGLSTLAVAVGEERETVEEVAEPFLVRNGLLARTPRGRVATAAAWQHLGLAAPRGSEAALALDLFGEPDDLDESDERGG